One Setaria italica strain Yugu1 chromosome I, Setaria_italica_v2.0, whole genome shotgun sequence DNA window includes the following coding sequences:
- the LOC101767755 gene encoding zinc finger MYM-type protein 1-like, with product MHFFGLCKISLKARYTDPSYTWDKGHFLEMIDWYKGFDENVRRAFDEMDPDRCSELASRGFQKDLVKSCTEEVIQAILEEIGDSRFSILIDDTHDISSKEHMGIILRFVNKQGKVIERFLDLEWVKDTTPTAIKGNLVGFLVRHGLSISRIRGQGYHGQSNMRVEFNNVQRQIHDECPYAFYVHCFACQLEQILVSVSSSSSSAISYFFYNVPIIVNATSAPCTAAEKCRQAILDKLDSGEISKRDKSTLKETKWGETKWGSHHTTLNRIDTMWDTVLEVLVIVDEHGSRGSRASFSIETMESFEFVFILKMMLKLFVIIKELSLVLQRKDQDSIQAVGLLVVVNERLKTLRDNGWEALFEDVKRFCDANEIPVPNMDEHIPSMCHSHLGGVTVSQLHYYRAQIFFAAIDSIRTEINHRFNDGSMDLLVRLSCLDPRRNFSQFDVEKIAKLVDLYSEDFPEADRAIINDQLEAYICYVR from the exons aTGCACTTCTTTGGACTGTGCAAGATATCTCTTAAGGCAAGGTATACCGATCCATCTTACACATGGGACAAGGGTCATTTTTTGGAGATGATAGATTGGTACAAAGGCTTCGATGAGAATGTTAGACGTGCGTTTGATGAGATGGATCCTGATCGCTGCAGCGAATTGGCTTCTCGAGGCTTTCAGAAAGACCTTGTAAAATCCTGCACAGAAGAGGTCATCCAGGCGATTCTGGAAGAGATTGGAGATAGTCGTTTCTCCATACTTATTGATGACACTCATGATATTTCAAGTAAAGAGCATATGGGCATAATTTTGAG ATTTGTGAATAAGCAAGGGAAGGTCATAGAAAGGTTTCTCGATCTTGAGTGGGTCAAAGATACTACACCAACTGCAATCAAAGGAAACTTGGTTGGTTTTCTTGTTCGGCATGGTTTATCCATTTCTAGAATTCGAGGGCAGGGTTATCATGGACAATCAAACATGAGAGTAGAATTTAACAATGTGCAGAGACAGATACATGATGAATGTCCATATGCTTTCTATGTCCATTGCTTTGCTTGCCAGCTGGAACAGATTCTTGTTTCTGTCTCaagttcttcttcttcagcaatTTCTTATTTCTTCTACAACGTGCCAATAATTGTCAATGCCACGAGTGCACCTTGCACAGCTGCTGAAAAGTGCCGCCAAGCAATTTTGGATAAGTTGGACAGTGGTGAAATATCCAAAAGAGACAAGAGCACATTGAAGGAAACTAAATGGGGAGAGACTAAATGGGGCTCGCATCACACAACCTTGAACCGTATTGACACAATGTGGGACACAGTTCTTGAGGTGCTAGTGATTGTGGATGAACATGGCTCTCGAGGTTCCCGAGCATCATTTTCAATAGAAACAATGGAAAGCTTTGAGTTTGTGTTCATCTTAAAGATGATGTTAAAATTATTTGTCATTATAAAAGAACTATCACTTGTTTTACAAAGAAAAGATCAAGACAGTATTCAGGCTGTGGGGTTGCTTGTGGTTGTGAATGAACGCTTGAAAACCTTGAGGGACAATGGTTGGGAGGCCTTATTTGAAGATGTCAAAAGGTTTTGTGATGCAAATGAAATTCCAGTGCCAAATATGGATGAACACATACCAAGTATGTGCCATTCACATCTGGGTGGCGTAACTGTCTCTCAGCTTCATTATTATCGTGCTCAGATTTTCTTTGCTGCTATTGACTCCATTAGAACAGAGATTAATCATCGTTTCAATGATGGTTCTATGGATTTGTTAGTGCGTTTATCCTGCCTTGATCCAAGGAGGAACTTCTCCCAGTTTGATGTGGAGAAAATTGCTAAACTTGTAGATCTTTATTCTGAAGATTTCCCTGAGGCTGATCGTGCAATTATCAATGATCAACTTGAAGCCTATATTTGCTATGTGAGATGA